A single genomic interval of Chitinophaga sp. 180180018-3 harbors:
- a CDS encoding glycosyltransferase, with product MKVRTLLFVTSYPPRECGIATFAQDLVNAMNKNFAGNLRIEVAALREAGKPADPHTGPVTYTVNPFDIDNCIDFAQKINRDNRIDLLCFEHEFGLYGGEFGHNLLAMISLLDKPFIVRFHTVLPYPDIKCTKVVSLISTLAAKVIVMTRSSATLLREVYQVPAEKIAHIPHGTHAHIVEDVPALKEQYNLNGKMVLSTFGLLSENKGIETGIRAMKHIVDEYPEAMYLVLGKTHPVVFSHEGEQYRDSLELLVKELGLENNVRFVNAYLSLETLLDYLSLTDIYLFTSKDPHQAVSGTFVYAMSAGCAVISTSFVQAREMLDDGAGCLIGFNEPGQLSAAATRLLGDPDLRRQMSEAAIEKTRSSIWENVAIAHMEVISDALSEDRILPNLPPPYLDHIDRMTDETGMLQFSRHDVPDPEYGYTLDDNARALIAMCMYCSELKPSSFVNSLLRRYIGFIKRCQTPSGRFLNYMDFDGSFSAMNREVNLDDANGRTVWALGYALSQHQHLPFDVVQDALSLLRPCFNWMESVQSPRAIAFAIKGLYYFLQYKPGDRAVEILHLLAARLYEYYRNEADGVWNWYESCLTYGNAVLPEAIMMAYQVTGMELYRRTGENSLAFLCSKTFTDSHMKVISNKTWYHKNAVIPPEEGGEQSIEIAYTMLAMNTFYNITKNNSYLEKMRLAFSWYLGNNHLRQLVYNPLTYGCYDGLEKNNVNQNQGAESTVCYLIARLLMEQWNKYKYVTPKPNSLEPVRLGFN from the coding sequence ATGAAAGTCAGGACCTTGCTATTTGTGACCTCCTATCCGCCCCGCGAATGCGGTATCGCAACTTTTGCCCAGGATCTGGTGAATGCCATGAATAAGAATTTTGCAGGCAACCTCCGCATAGAGGTAGCCGCATTAAGAGAAGCCGGCAAACCTGCTGATCCGCACACAGGGCCAGTTACGTACACAGTAAACCCTTTTGATATTGATAACTGCATCGACTTTGCCCAGAAAATAAATCGGGATAACCGGATAGATCTGCTCTGCTTTGAACATGAATTCGGCCTTTATGGAGGTGAATTCGGCCATAACCTGCTCGCGATGATATCCTTGCTGGATAAGCCTTTTATAGTACGCTTCCATACGGTATTACCCTACCCCGATATTAAATGCACAAAAGTGGTAAGTCTCATCAGCACATTGGCGGCGAAGGTGATCGTTATGACCCGCTCGTCTGCCACACTGCTCAGGGAAGTATATCAGGTGCCGGCAGAAAAGATTGCACACATTCCTCACGGTACACACGCACACATAGTAGAAGATGTACCTGCGCTGAAAGAACAATATAACCTGAATGGCAAAATGGTACTCAGTACCTTTGGCCTGCTGAGCGAGAATAAAGGAATAGAAACAGGGATTCGTGCCATGAAACACATTGTGGATGAATATCCTGAAGCTATGTACCTGGTGTTGGGAAAGACGCACCCCGTGGTGTTTTCCCATGAAGGAGAGCAATACCGGGATTCCCTGGAATTATTGGTGAAAGAACTGGGCCTGGAGAATAATGTGAGATTTGTGAATGCGTATCTTTCTCTGGAAACGCTGCTCGACTATCTGTCGCTGACTGATATATACCTCTTCACATCAAAAGACCCGCACCAGGCTGTTAGCGGTACTTTTGTATACGCCATGAGTGCAGGATGTGCAGTTATATCCACTTCTTTTGTACAGGCCCGCGAAATGCTGGACGATGGCGCCGGTTGCCTCATTGGCTTTAATGAACCCGGACAGCTCTCCGCCGCCGCAACGCGACTGCTGGGCGATCCGGATCTTCGCCGGCAAATGAGCGAAGCCGCTATCGAAAAAACACGCAGCTCTATCTGGGAAAATGTGGCCATCGCCCACATGGAAGTAATCAGTGATGCACTCTCTGAAGATCGCATCCTGCCTAACCTGCCACCTCCTTACCTCGATCATATCGATCGTATGACCGACGAAACGGGCATGTTGCAGTTCTCCCGGCATGATGTACCTGATCCCGAGTATGGCTACACCCTCGATGATAACGCCCGCGCGCTCATAGCCATGTGCATGTATTGCAGTGAACTGAAACCTTCCAGCTTCGTCAACTCGCTGCTGCGCAGGTATATCGGTTTCATAAAACGCTGCCAGACACCATCTGGCAGGTTTTTGAACTACATGGACTTTGATGGCAGCTTCTCTGCAATGAACCGGGAAGTGAACCTCGATGATGCCAACGGCCGAACTGTATGGGCACTGGGATACGCCCTTTCACAGCATCAGCACCTGCCTTTCGATGTAGTACAGGACGCCCTGTCATTGCTGCGTCCCTGCTTCAACTGGATGGAGTCCGTACAATCGCCCAGAGCAATCGCATTTGCGATAAAAGGACTATACTATTTCCTCCAGTACAAACCAGGCGACCGCGCAGTGGAAATCCTGCATCTGCTGGCAGCACGGCTATACGAATATTATCGCAACGAAGCCGACGGCGTCTGGAATTGGTATGAGTCCTGCCTTACATACGGCAATGCTGTACTGCCGGAAGCAATCATGATGGCTTACCAGGTGACAGGCATGGAATTGTATCGCCGCACAGGAGAAAACAGTCTCGCTTTCCTTTGCAGCAAAACTTTCACTGATAGTCATATGAAAGTAATAAGTAACAAAACATGGTATCATAAAAACGCTGTTATACCTCCGGAAGAAGGTGGAGAACAGTCGATTGAAATTGCATACACTATGCTGGCAATGAATACATTTTATAATATCACAAAAAATAATTCATATCTGGAAAAAATGCGCCTGGCTTTTAGCTGGTATCTGGGAAATAATCATTTAAGGCAATTGGTATATAATCCCTTAACTTACGGGTGTTATGATGGATTGGAAAAAAATAACGTCAATCAGAACCAGGGTGCTGAATCAACAGTGTG